From the genome of Streptacidiphilus rugosus AM-16, one region includes:
- a CDS encoding DUF1003 domain-containing protein — MASTGENKRPRLDQPQRRRALLTLPQPDPDAFGRLSERIARFMGTGRFLVWMTVLILLWVGWNTLAPTAIRFDQYPFIFLTLVLSLQASYAAPLILLAQNRQDDRDRVNMEQDRDRANRNVADTEYLTREVASLRQGLGEVATRDFLRSELQQLLKELESRNSGPEREDELV, encoded by the coding sequence ATGGCCTCCACGGGTGAGAACAAGCGTCCCAGACTGGACCAGCCGCAGCGTCGCCGCGCCCTGCTGACGCTGCCCCAACCCGACCCGGACGCCTTCGGGCGCCTCTCGGAGCGCATCGCGCGCTTCATGGGGACCGGGCGGTTCCTGGTCTGGATGACCGTCCTGATCCTGCTCTGGGTCGGCTGGAACACCCTCGCGCCGACGGCCATCCGCTTCGACCAGTACCCGTTCATCTTCCTGACGCTGGTGCTCTCGCTCCAGGCCTCGTACGCGGCCCCGCTGATCCTGCTCGCGCAGAACAGGCAGGACGATAGAGACCGGGTCAACATGGAGCAGGACCGGGATCGGGCCAACCGGAACGTCGCCGACACCGAGTACCTCACCCGCGAGGTCGCCTCGCTGCGGCAGGGCCTCGGCGAGGTCGCCACCCGCGACTTCCTCCGCTCGGAGCTGCAGCAACTGCTCAAGGAGCTGGAGTCGCGCAACAGCGGCCCCGAGCGCGAGGACGAGCTGGTCTGA
- a CDS encoding alpha/beta fold hydrolase — protein MSTPPFLTLPACASSTRLRTERGEFAALHAVPRTGPAKALALLVPGFTGSKEDFIALLEPLAEDGYEVLAIDQRGQYETGGRDEVAAYALEQLGLDLLAVTAELGERAAGRPLHLVAHSFGGYVAREAALRASGPDLPWASLTLMSTGPAALEDSETERAKLLLAALPVMTLEEIWRAMQEMDQGSGGAAQLAPEIADFLHRRWLANVPAALTAMAEQLISEPDRVDELAGRSLPKLVVSGERDYAWPVELQAEMALRLSAEHIVIPGAGHSPNAERPGSTALSLSAFWSSVN, from the coding sequence ATGAGCACGCCGCCCTTTCTGACCCTGCCCGCGTGTGCGAGCAGCACGCGCCTGCGGACGGAGCGCGGTGAGTTCGCCGCCCTGCACGCGGTGCCGCGGACCGGGCCCGCCAAGGCGCTCGCGCTCCTGGTCCCCGGCTTCACCGGCAGCAAGGAGGACTTCATCGCGCTGCTGGAGCCGCTCGCCGAGGACGGCTACGAGGTCCTCGCGATCGACCAGCGGGGGCAGTACGAGACCGGCGGCCGCGACGAGGTCGCGGCCTACGCCCTGGAGCAGCTCGGTCTCGACCTGCTCGCCGTCACCGCCGAGCTGGGCGAGCGCGCCGCGGGACGGCCGCTGCATCTGGTCGCGCATTCCTTCGGCGGTTACGTCGCGCGGGAGGCGGCCCTGCGCGCGAGCGGCCCGGACCTGCCCTGGGCCTCGCTGACGCTGATGAGCACCGGCCCGGCCGCGCTGGAGGATTCGGAGACCGAGCGGGCGAAGCTGCTGCTGGCGGCCCTGCCGGTGATGACGCTGGAGGAGATCTGGCGCGCGATGCAGGAGATGGACCAGGGCAGCGGCGGTGCCGCGCAGCTCGCGCCCGAGATCGCCGACTTCCTGCACCGCCGCTGGCTGGCCAACGTGCCCGCCGCGCTGACCGCGATGGCGGAGCAGCTGATCTCGGAGCCGGACCGCGTCGACGAGCTGGCGGGCCGATCCTTGCCTAAACTCGTCGTGTCCGGCGAACGCGACTACGCATGGCCGGTGGAGCTGCAGGCCGAGATGGCCCTGCGGCTCTCTGCCGAGCACATCGTCATTCCCGGCGCGGGTCACTCGCCCAACGCGGAGCGGCCCGGAAGCACCGCGCTGTCACTGTCCGCCTTCTGGTCCAGCGTCAACTGA
- a CDS encoding suppressor of fused domain protein: MSHPAASPASSAPDAVLVAVEARLISTFGEPDGRAAVTFLGTDRIEVLRFPQADGLFRYATLGMSAAPMADPTAVVADPVAGPRAELVVTLRGGRDELLRPLATLAASPQVEGLIVAPGASLDLGGPLWPGAPFTGFLVAEPGGLVEDLELPEPAEAVRFLPLLPMTPNEAAHKRVHGAADLQERWLRHGTDLRDQTRRSVPLGD, translated from the coding sequence ATGTCGCACCCTGCCGCCTCGCCCGCCTCGTCCGCGCCCGACGCCGTCCTCGTCGCCGTCGAAGCCCGTCTGATCAGCACCTTCGGTGAGCCGGACGGACGCGCCGCGGTCACCTTCCTGGGCACGGACCGGATCGAGGTCCTGCGCTTCCCGCAGGCCGACGGCCTCTTCCGCTACGCGACGCTCGGCATGTCGGCGGCGCCCATGGCCGATCCGACCGCCGTCGTCGCCGACCCGGTCGCGGGACCTCGCGCCGAGCTGGTGGTCACGCTGCGGGGCGGACGCGACGAACTGCTCCGCCCGCTCGCCACGCTCGCGGCCTCGCCGCAGGTGGAGGGGTTGATCGTGGCGCCCGGGGCCTCGCTGGACCTCGGCGGACCGCTCTGGCCGGGCGCGCCGTTCACCGGCTTCCTCGTCGCCGAGCCCGGTGGGCTGGTCGAGGATCTCGAACTTCCGGAGCCGGCCGAGGCGGTCAGGTTCCTGCCGCTGCTGCCGATGACGCCGAACGAGGCGGCCCACAAGCGCGTCCACGGCGCCGCCGACCTCCAGGAGCGCTGGCTCCGGCACGGGACGGACCTGCGCGACCAGACGCGCAGGTCCGTCCCGCTCGGTGACTGA
- the sigE gene encoding RNA polymerase sigma factor SigE produces the protein MSESQPEYAPVAQTDSNGRPVVDGQTATFDEQSAAAAWTPPSWEEIVQTHSARVYRLAYRLTGNQHDAEDLTQEVFVRVFRSLSTYTPGTFEGWLHRITTNLFLDMVRRKQRIRFDALAEDAAERLPSREPSPAQHFHDTHFDADVQQALDTLAPEFRAAVVLCDIEGLSYEEIAATLGVKLGTVRSRIHRGRAHLRAALQHRAPGASQGRERRAGVDVDTEAELLAGEALDGRRSS, from the coding sequence ATGAGTGAGTCGCAGCCCGAGTACGCGCCCGTCGCCCAGACGGATTCGAACGGTCGGCCCGTCGTGGACGGACAGACCGCCACCTTCGACGAGCAGAGCGCGGCGGCTGCCTGGACCCCTCCCAGCTGGGAGGAGATCGTCCAGACCCACAGCGCACGGGTCTACCGCCTGGCCTACCGCCTGACCGGCAACCAGCACGACGCCGAGGACCTCACCCAGGAGGTCTTCGTCCGGGTCTTCCGCTCGCTGTCCACCTACACGCCCGGCACCTTCGAGGGCTGGCTGCACCGGATCACCACCAACCTCTTCCTGGACATGGTCCGCCGCAAGCAGCGGATCCGCTTCGACGCCCTGGCCGAGGACGCGGCCGAGCGGCTGCCCAGCCGTGAGCCGTCCCCGGCGCAGCACTTCCACGACACCCACTTCGACGCCGACGTCCAGCAGGCGCTGGACACCCTCGCGCCCGAGTTCCGCGCCGCCGTCGTGCTCTGCGACATCGAGGGGCTCTCCTACGAGGAGATCGCCGCCACCCTGGGCGTGAAGCTCGGCACCGTCCGCAGCCGCATCCACCGCGGCCGTGCGCACCTCCGTGCCGCGCTGCAGCACCGCGCCCCCGGCGCGAGCCAGGGCCGCGAGCGCCGTGCCGGCGTCGACGTCGACACCGAGGCGGAGCTGTTGGCGGGCGAGGCGCTGGACGGGAGGCGGTCCTCGTGA
- a CDS encoding S1C family serine protease, whose translation MATEQHVEEHRAPERGDPSGPTWWSHPDGAGARAAIFRCDDAASAASSDDGRIPSQRSRLGRLLRRRDQDGRRGSAAPPATPPRPPLRLRSARGLTMLMVVVVSASLLGAGFGVAVEGMVEGGRLNLREAPTSAADKESSHTAAVLQATLPGVVYLQVSAAGQSTSGTGVLLDANGNILTNNHVIAPDGHLGRVTVTFSTGQRHPAAIVGRDVGSDLAVLRVSGVSGLDPAVLGDSDDVQIGDPVMAIGAPYGLRGTVTSGIVSAVDRPIASGSLESSSGRSYLDAIQTDASINPGNSGGPLLDDSGAVIGINTAIRSSDPDSSDPFGSSATNGSIGLGFAIPIDQATAVAGQLIKAGKAAPPSIGVTLDREFQGGAKITSVQRAQPLRSGDIVTAADSVAVTDADDLIALVRGRKQGGETVLTVLRGGQSLPIAVKLVAAPADTSFTKA comes from the coding sequence ATGGCAACGGAGCAGCACGTGGAGGAGCACCGGGCTCCCGAGCGCGGCGACCCGAGCGGGCCGACGTGGTGGAGCCACCCTGACGGTGCCGGCGCACGCGCCGCCATATTCCGGTGCGACGACGCCGCGTCGGCGGCCTCGTCCGACGACGGCCGGATCCCGTCCCAGCGGTCCCGTCTCGGTCGGCTGCTGCGCCGCAGGGACCAGGACGGGCGGCGCGGGAGCGCGGCCCCGCCCGCCACTCCGCCCCGCCCCCCGCTGCGGCTGCGTTCGGCCCGCGGTCTGACCATGCTGATGGTCGTCGTGGTCTCGGCCAGCCTGCTGGGCGCCGGCTTCGGCGTCGCGGTCGAGGGGATGGTCGAGGGCGGACGGCTCAACCTGCGCGAGGCCCCGACCTCCGCGGCGGACAAGGAGTCCAGCCACACCGCCGCCGTGCTTCAGGCGACCCTGCCCGGCGTGGTCTACCTGCAGGTCAGCGCGGCGGGCCAGAGCACGTCCGGCACCGGGGTGCTGCTCGACGCGAACGGCAACATCCTCACCAACAACCACGTCATCGCCCCCGACGGGCACCTCGGCCGGGTGACGGTCACCTTCAGCACCGGCCAGCGCCACCCTGCGGCGATCGTCGGCAGGGACGTGGGCAGCGATCTCGCGGTGCTCCGGGTCAGCGGCGTGTCCGGGCTCGACCCGGCCGTCCTCGGCGACTCGGACGACGTGCAGATCGGCGACCCGGTCATGGCCATCGGCGCGCCGTACGGGCTGCGGGGCACGGTCACCTCCGGCATCGTCAGCGCGGTTGACCGGCCGATCGCGTCCGGCAGCCTCGAGTCGTCCAGCGGCCGCTCCTACCTGGACGCGATCCAGACGGACGCCTCGATCAACCCCGGCAACTCCGGCGGTCCGCTGCTGGACGACAGCGGCGCCGTGATCGGGATCAACACCGCGATCCGCAGCTCGGACCCCGACAGCTCCGACCCCTTCGGCAGCAGCGCCACGAACGGCAGCATCGGCCTCGGCTTCGCCATCCCGATCGACCAGGCGACCGCGGTCGCCGGTCAGCTGATCAAGGCCGGCAAGGCCGCACCGCCCAGCATCGGGGTGACCCTGGACCGCGAGTTCCAGGGCGGCGCGAAGATCACCTCGGTGCAGCGCGCGCAGCCTCTCCGCTCGGGCGACATCGTCACGGCGGCGGACTCGGTGGCGGTGACCGACGCGGACGACCTGATCGCCCTGGTCCGCGGGCGGAAGCAGGGCGGTGAGACGGTGCTCACGGTGCTGCGCGGCGGCCAGAGCCTGCCGATCGCGGTGAAACTCGTCGCAGCCCCTGCGGACACCAGCTTCACGAAGGCCTGA
- a CDS encoding DMT family transporter — MSSTAESAPPTATAPVATAAHPDLAAVPRVDFLLLALAVGGVALSAPLISAIAAPAVAIAFWRNCLATGVLAPIALLRHRGELRAMSRRTVLLSLAAGGFLALHFAMWLPSLRLTSVATSTALCTATPLWTTLYLRLRGQRPPRAVWIGIGLAFAGVVLLTGFDLTLSSRAVLGDLLALGAGMAASGYFLLGSEVRRTVSTTAYTFVCYATTAVLLLVACLFSGQSLSGYSATAWWQILLLTASAQFLGHSLSNRVVRTLGPSFVSTAILLETPGAALIAAVWLGQLPSVAVYPAMAMILSGLLLIIRAGRKS, encoded by the coding sequence GTGTCGAGCACCGCCGAGAGTGCGCCCCCCACCGCGACGGCACCCGTCGCCACCGCCGCGCACCCCGACCTCGCCGCCGTGCCGCGCGTCGACTTCCTGCTGCTCGCGCTCGCGGTCGGCGGTGTCGCCCTCTCCGCTCCGCTGATCAGCGCCATCGCCGCGCCCGCCGTCGCGATCGCCTTCTGGCGCAACTGCCTCGCCACCGGCGTCCTCGCGCCGATCGCGCTGCTGCGTCACCGCGGCGAACTGCGCGCCATGAGCCGCCGCACCGTCCTGCTCTCCCTCGCCGCCGGAGGCTTTCTCGCGCTGCACTTCGCGATGTGGCTGCCCAGCCTGCGGCTGACCTCCGTCGCGACCTCCACCGCGCTCTGCACCGCCACGCCGCTCTGGACGACGCTCTACCTCCGGCTGCGCGGCCAGCGCCCGCCGCGCGCCGTCTGGATCGGCATCGGGCTGGCCTTCGCCGGTGTCGTGCTGCTCACCGGGTTCGACCTGACGCTCTCCTCCCGCGCCGTCCTCGGCGACCTGCTGGCGCTCGGCGCGGGCATGGCCGCGTCCGGGTACTTCCTGCTCGGCAGCGAGGTCCGACGGACCGTCAGCACGACCGCCTACACCTTCGTCTGTTACGCCACCACCGCGGTGCTGCTGCTGGTCGCCTGCCTGTTCTCGGGCCAGTCGTTGTCCGGCTACAGCGCCACGGCCTGGTGGCAGATCCTGCTGCTGACCGCTTCCGCGCAGTTCCTCGGACACTCGCTGAGCAATCGCGTGGTGCGCACGCTCGGGCCGTCCTTCGTGTCGACGGCGATCCTGCTGGAGACCCCGGGCGCGGCGCTCATCGCCGCGGTCTGGCTGGGTCAGCTGCCGTCGGTCGCGGTCTATCCGGCGATGGCGATGATCCTGTCCGGCCTGCTGCTGATCATCCGGGCCGGACGGAAGTCGTAG
- a CDS encoding magnesium transporter MgtE N-terminal domain-containing protein, producing the protein MSGGASRVFVSHLSGVAVFDPNGDHVGRIRDLVVTLRLGGQPPRVLGFVVEVAGKRRVFLPMNRVTSVESGQVIMTGVINMRRFEQRSTETLCLAELLDRRVALRETGPYGEAGEEVTVLDVAMVRTRTRDWEIDKVFVEKGKPGRLRRKGETLTVEWSTVTGFALNEADQGAANLLATFEQLRPADLANVLHHLSPKRRGEVAAALDDERLADVMEELPEDDQVAILATLHQERAADVLEAMDPDDAADLLSELPGDEAEQLLQLMEPDEAAPVRRLLTYEEHTAGGLMTTEPIVLPPDSTVAEALARIRNEDLKPAMASVVYVCRPPLETPTGKYLGLVHFQRLLREPPYTLLGGLVDRDLDPLSPATELPRITSFLATYNMVAAPVVDEVGNLLGSVTVDDVLDHLLPEDWREAVLQGHDDQEEVAVHGLHG; encoded by the coding sequence GTGAGCGGTGGCGCCTCCCGGGTCTTCGTCTCGCATCTTTCCGGGGTGGCGGTCTTCGATCCCAACGGCGACCACGTCGGCCGGATCCGCGATCTCGTGGTCACCCTCCGTCTGGGTGGCCAGCCGCCCCGCGTGCTCGGCTTCGTGGTCGAGGTGGCCGGCAAACGCCGGGTGTTCCTGCCGATGAACCGGGTCACCAGCGTCGAGTCCGGCCAGGTGATCATGACCGGTGTCATCAACATGCGTCGCTTCGAGCAGCGGTCCACCGAGACGCTCTGCCTGGCCGAGCTCCTCGACCGCCGGGTCGCCCTGCGCGAGACCGGGCCCTACGGCGAGGCCGGCGAGGAGGTCACGGTGCTCGACGTCGCCATGGTCCGTACCCGGACCCGCGACTGGGAGATCGACAAGGTCTTCGTCGAGAAGGGCAAGCCCGGCCGCCTCCGCCGCAAGGGCGAGACCCTGACCGTCGAGTGGTCCACCGTGACCGGCTTCGCGCTCAACGAGGCCGACCAGGGCGCGGCCAACCTGCTCGCCACCTTCGAGCAGCTGCGTCCCGCCGACCTCGCGAACGTGCTGCACCACCTCTCGCCCAAGCGCCGCGGCGAGGTCGCCGCCGCGCTGGACGACGAGCGGCTGGCCGACGTCATGGAGGAGCTGCCGGAGGACGACCAGGTCGCCATCCTGGCCACGCTGCACCAGGAGCGCGCCGCCGACGTGCTGGAGGCGATGGACCCGGACGACGCCGCCGACCTGCTCTCCGAGCTGCCCGGCGACGAGGCCGAGCAGCTGCTCCAGCTGATGGAGCCGGACGAGGCCGCGCCGGTGCGCCGGCTGCTCACCTACGAGGAGCACACCGCCGGCGGTCTCATGACAACCGAGCCGATCGTGCTGCCGCCCGACTCGACCGTCGCCGAGGCGCTGGCGAGGATCCGCAACGAGGACCTGAAGCCCGCGATGGCCTCCGTCGTCTACGTCTGCCGCCCGCCGCTGGAGACGCCGACCGGCAAGTACCTGGGCCTGGTCCATTTCCAGCGGCTGCTGCGCGAACCGCCGTACACCCTGCTCGGCGGGCTGGTCGACCGGGATCTCGACCCGCTCTCGCCGGCGACCGAACTGCCCCGGATCACCAGCTTCCTGGCCACCTACAACATGGTGGCCGCGCCGGTCGTCGACGAGGTGGGCAACCTGCTCGGCTCGGTGACCGTCGACGACGTGCTCGACCATCTGCTGCCCGAGGACTGGCGCGAGGCCGTCCTGCAGGGCCACGACGACCAGGAGGAGGTGGCTGTCCATGGCCTCCACGGGTGA
- a CDS encoding Mrp/NBP35 family ATP-binding protein, with product MASDTQATPIEESVRAALATVQDPEINRPITELGMVKSVAVDAAGAAKVAVYLTVSGCPMRETITNRVVDAVSAVPGISSVDVELDVMSAEQRQELAAHLRGGQAEKEIPFAKPGSLTRVYAVASGKGGVGKSSVTVNLAAALADQGLKVAIVDADIYGHSVPRMLGADGRPTQVENMIMPPSANGVKVISIGMFTPGNAPVVWRGPMLHRALQQFLADVYWGDLDVLLLDLPPGTGDIAISVAQLVPNAEILLVTTPQQAAAEVAERAGTIALQTHQTIVGVIENMSGMPCPHCGEMVDVFGTGGGQTVADALTRATGAKVPVLGNIPIDVQLRQGGDEGKPVVLSDPDSPAGAALRAIAQKLAGRQRGLSGMSLGLTPRNKF from the coding sequence ATGGCTTCCGACACTCAGGCGACCCCCATCGAGGAGTCCGTGCGCGCCGCGCTGGCGACGGTGCAGGACCCGGAGATCAACCGGCCCATCACCGAGCTCGGGATGGTGAAATCCGTGGCGGTCGACGCCGCGGGCGCCGCGAAGGTCGCGGTCTACCTGACGGTGTCCGGCTGTCCGATGCGCGAGACGATCACCAACCGTGTCGTGGACGCGGTCTCCGCCGTCCCCGGCATCTCCTCCGTCGACGTCGAGCTCGACGTGATGAGCGCGGAGCAGCGGCAGGAGCTCGCGGCGCACCTGCGCGGCGGCCAGGCGGAGAAGGAGATCCCCTTCGCCAAGCCGGGCTCGCTGACCCGCGTCTACGCGGTGGCGTCCGGCAAGGGCGGCGTCGGCAAGTCCTCGGTGACGGTCAACCTCGCCGCGGCGCTGGCGGACCAGGGCCTGAAGGTCGCGATCGTCGACGCCGACATCTACGGCCACAGCGTGCCCCGCATGCTCGGCGCGGACGGCCGGCCGACCCAGGTCGAGAACATGATCATGCCGCCGTCGGCGAACGGCGTGAAGGTCATCTCGATCGGGATGTTCACCCCGGGGAACGCCCCGGTGGTGTGGCGCGGCCCGATGCTCCACCGCGCACTGCAGCAGTTCCTGGCGGACGTGTACTGGGGCGACCTGGACGTGCTGCTGCTGGACCTGCCGCCCGGCACCGGTGACATCGCGATCTCCGTGGCCCAGCTGGTGCCGAACGCGGAGATCCTGCTGGTCACGACCCCGCAGCAGGCCGCGGCCGAGGTCGCGGAGCGCGCGGGCACGATCGCGTTGCAGACGCACCAGACGATCGTGGGCGTCATCGAGAACATGTCGGGCATGCCGTGCCCGCACTGCGGCGAGATGGTCGACGTCTTCGGCACCGGCGGCGGCCAGACCGTCGCGGACGCGCTGACGCGCGCGACCGGCGCGAAGGTCCCGGTCCTCGGCAACATCCCGATCGACGTCCAACTCCGTCAGGGCGGCGACGAGGGCAAGCCCGTCGTCCTCTCCGACCCCGACTCCCCGGCCGGCGCGGCGCTCAGGGCTATCGCCCAGAAGCTGGCCGGCCGCCAGCGCGGCCTCTCCGGCATGTCGCTGGGGCTGACCCCGCGCAACAAGTTCTGA
- a CDS encoding sec-independent translocase — MFFDIGPLEMVALVVLAVVIFGPDKLPKLVQDVMGFIRKVREFSDSAKEDIRKELGPEYQDFEFQDLHPKTFVRKQLARHGEEFGLSEIQELKNGFARDAADATAAVKSVRTDPLAKVAPEQAAPAAPPLENGERPPYDLDAT; from the coding sequence ATGTTCTTCGACATAGGACCACTTGAGATGGTCGCGCTGGTGGTCCTGGCCGTGGTCATCTTCGGTCCGGACAAGCTCCCCAAGCTCGTCCAGGACGTGATGGGCTTCATCCGCAAGGTGCGCGAGTTCTCCGACAGCGCCAAGGAGGACATCCGCAAGGAGCTCGGTCCCGAGTACCAGGACTTCGAGTTCCAGGACCTCCACCCGAAGACCTTCGTCCGGAAGCAGCTGGCACGGCACGGCGAGGAGTTCGGCCTCAGCGAGATCCAGGAGCTGAAGAACGGATTCGCCCGCGACGCGGCGGACGCGACGGCCGCGGTGAAGTCGGTCCGCACCGACCCGCTGGCCAAGGTCGCGCCCGAGCAGGCCGCGCCGGCGGCCCCGCCGCTGGAGAACGGCGAGCGTCCGCCCTACGACCTCGACGCCACCTGA
- a CDS encoding PHP domain-containing protein: MRIDLHAHSNASDGTDSPAELVRNAVAAGLDVVALTDHDTTGGYAEAVDAVRGTSLTLVPGAELSCRVEGISMHLLAYLFDPEEPAFARERELVRTDRVRRAQAIVERCRELGAPIDWEQVRRIAGRGAVGRPHIASALVEAGVVASVDEAFTPEWLANGGRADVPKRETDPAEAIRLVRGAGGVPVFAHPGASKRGRTVSDAVIADLAAAGLAALEVDHIDHDEQTRARLRLLAGELGLLVTGSSDYHGSRKTVRLGANTTDPAVYEALVEQATGAKPVVG; encoded by the coding sequence GTGCGCATCGACCTCCACGCACACAGCAACGCCTCGGACGGAACGGACTCCCCCGCCGAGCTCGTCAGGAACGCCGTCGCCGCCGGACTCGACGTCGTCGCGCTGACCGACCACGACACCACCGGCGGATACGCCGAGGCCGTCGACGCCGTGCGCGGGACCTCGCTCACGCTGGTGCCGGGCGCGGAGCTCTCCTGCCGGGTCGAGGGGATCTCCATGCACCTGCTCGCGTACCTCTTCGACCCCGAGGAGCCGGCGTTCGCACGGGAGCGCGAGCTGGTCAGGACCGATCGGGTGCGGCGTGCGCAGGCCATCGTCGAGCGCTGCCGGGAGCTGGGCGCGCCGATCGACTGGGAGCAGGTCAGGCGGATCGCCGGCCGCGGCGCGGTCGGGCGTCCGCACATCGCCTCCGCACTGGTGGAGGCGGGGGTGGTGGCGAGCGTCGACGAGGCCTTCACACCCGAGTGGCTCGCCAACGGCGGGCGGGCGGACGTGCCCAAGCGCGAGACCGACCCGGCGGAGGCGATCCGCCTGGTACGCGGCGCGGGCGGCGTCCCGGTCTTCGCGCACCCGGGTGCGTCCAAGCGCGGCCGGACCGTCTCGGACGCGGTGATCGCCGATCTCGCGGCGGCGGGGCTGGCGGCGCTGGAGGTCGACCACATCGACCACGACGAGCAGACGCGTGCCCGGCTGCGGCTGCTCGCGGGCGAGCTGGGCCTGCTGGTGACGGGCTCCTCCGACTACCACGGCAGCCGAAAGACCGTCAGGCTGGGCGCGAACACCACCGATCCTGCCGTCTACGAGGCCCTCGTCGAGCAGGCGACGGGCGCGAAGCCCGTGGTCGGCTGA
- a CDS encoding zf-HC2 domain-containing protein — MNEQPRRSQRPEAAELRVTPVSVAVPAPVAQEHHLGDRLAAFVDGELGHVARERVQAHLATCSGCLAEAEAERRVKSRLREVLPPEPSMVFMGRLLAIAEHDEDDSESDPPAPGPIGAGRGVRSLFGGSGSAFGTSGGLGNGGLRGSSFGSGALGADHPVPGVDPRARRERYRGRERGETAAERPIAARLRSGAGVGLLSVQPAAPAPVSSPAPRGRRLVFAAAGAFSVAAVTLSSALTGVTATSEAPSGVSPLSGTGNYAPAGGQLALDNTGADTREGPANRPVALSHPTSGPTVLPADQFR; from the coding sequence GTGAACGAACAGCCTCGTCGGTCCCAGCGACCGGAGGCGGCGGAGCTGCGCGTGACGCCGGTCTCCGTGGCGGTCCCCGCCCCCGTGGCGCAGGAGCACCACCTGGGCGACCGGCTCGCGGCCTTCGTGGACGGAGAGCTCGGCCACGTCGCGCGTGAGCGCGTCCAGGCCCACCTGGCCACCTGCAGCGGCTGCCTGGCCGAGGCGGAGGCGGAGCGCAGAGTGAAGTCGCGCCTGCGCGAGGTGCTGCCGCCCGAGCCGAGCATGGTCTTCATGGGCCGTCTGCTCGCCATCGCCGAGCACGACGAGGACGACAGCGAGTCCGATCCACCGGCGCCGGGCCCCATCGGCGCCGGTCGCGGCGTGCGCTCCCTCTTCGGCGGGTCGGGTTCGGCCTTCGGCACCTCAGGAGGGCTGGGCAACGGCGGCCTGCGCGGCAGCAGCTTCGGCTCCGGCGCGCTCGGCGCGGACCACCCGGTGCCCGGTGTCGACCCGCGGGCCCGTCGCGAGCGCTACCGCGGCCGCGAGCGCGGCGAGACAGCCGCGGAGAGACCGATCGCCGCCCGGCTGCGCAGCGGTGCGGGCGTCGGCCTGCTGTCGGTGCAGCCCGCCGCGCCGGCCCCGGTGAGCTCCCCGGCCCCCCGCGGCCGACGGCTGGTCTTCGCGGCGGCAGGAGCCTTCTCCGTCGCCGCGGTCACCCTGAGCAGTGCCCTGACGGGCGTCACCGCCACCTCGGAGGCGCCGTCCGGGGTCTCCCCGCTCTCCGGAACGGGCAACTACGCCCCCGCGGGCGGGCAGCTCGCCCTGGACAACACCGGTGCCGACACCCGAGAGGGTCCGGCCAACCGTCCGGTCGCGCTCTCGCATCCCACCTCGGGCCCGACGGTGCTCCCCGCCGATCAGTTCCGCTGA
- a CDS encoding DUF6758 family protein, translating into MRGEPSCPRCGGRVRAPGLFTDTWQCDAHGTVYPLQPVVPPSVEALGVAVARAEVPVWLPWPLPVGWLFTGIAHAGDDVSGTRATAVACSGPGPLGGPGELLLVAEELGVGLGARYAGLPGPDPGDAIAVHRAPHAKVLAAGRPTALWHVPDAPDDRAVFVGEARGLWLWAVVWPERSGLLMYDELVLTDLRDAGAELELLPCGALSPRILQ; encoded by the coding sequence ATGAGGGGCGAGCCCAGTTGCCCGAGGTGCGGGGGCCGAGTCCGCGCCCCGGGATTGTTCACCGACACCTGGCAGTGCGACGCGCACGGAACCGTCTACCCACTGCAACCGGTCGTCCCGCCGAGCGTCGAAGCACTGGGCGTCGCGGTGGCCCGCGCGGAGGTTCCCGTCTGGCTGCCCTGGCCCCTGCCCGTGGGCTGGCTCTTCACCGGAATCGCGCACGCCGGTGACGACGTCTCCGGAACCCGCGCGACCGCCGTCGCCTGCTCGGGGCCGGGCCCGCTCGGCGGTCCGGGCGAGCTGCTGCTGGTCGCCGAGGAGCTCGGCGTCGGCCTGGGCGCGCGCTACGCCGGACTACCCGGGCCCGATCCGGGGGACGCCATCGCGGTCCACCGGGCCCCGCACGCCAAGGTGCTGGCGGCCGGACGGCCGACCGCGCTATGGCACGTTCCCGACGCCCCGGACGACCGGGCGGTCTTCGTCGGCGAGGCGCGCGGGCTCTGGCTCTGGGCGGTGGTCTGGCCGGAGCGGTCCGGCCTGCTCATGTACGACGAGCTGGTGCTGACCGATCTGCGCGACGCGGGCGCGGAGCTCGAACTGCTGCCCTGCGGCGCGCTGTCGCCGCGCATCCTGCAGTAG